One Leptodactylus fuscus isolate aLepFus1 chromosome 11, aLepFus1.hap2, whole genome shotgun sequence genomic window, TATTTGGGGTAATGATTAGAATCAGGACATTTATTCAGTAGGAATGAAGATAAGGATGTAAGAGCTCTATAGGGCCAGATAATAGGTATACTAGAGCGCTCAGGGCTTGGGGATAACATCATAGTGCACCATGTAGCCATCATTATACAAGTAAAGCTTGCGTTCGTTTGAGTTATAGCTCAGACTCTGCACCTTCTCCAACATCTTTTCCATCATGAAGCTAACCTGACCTCCCTTTCCAGTCTTGGTGTCAAACATGTAGAAGATTTCCTCAGTTGTTTTGCTTACAGAGCGAGTGACATAGAGGACTCCGCACATCATGAATGAATTGGTCACCTCAGTCTTCAGCTGTGTGGTGGCCCAGGCCTTATCCACCGTCATGGTGGCCACATTTACCTTACCCAGTATAATCTTTCCACCACTTTCTTCTGTGGAGTATACCACCCAGAGACCCTTCTCATCAGCAGAAAAGTCTATGTCTTGGAAGGTAACACCAGAGTAGGAGAATCGGTTGTTGAAGGCGGCATTGGGTAGAGGCTTTCTCTGGTAGACCCCATTGGTCAGACTTACTCTACAGATGTCAGGAGAGTTGTGGCAGTTGTAGTAGAAGTAGTTGTTGTAGACGATGCCTCCTGCACCCTGACCGGCAAGAGTATGGTTCCATTTGTTCTTGATGAGTACAGAGAGGGGCAGGTCTATGGAGTTCTTGTAGAGTAATATGTCATTCAAAGATGGATAAATACGTATGGATTCGAGAAGTTGGCCATTGGGATTGAGCGGGGCAACCCAGTACAAAGATTTCTTGGTGGTGTTCCATGCAGCGTCCTTACCCCATGCACCAGACTTGTATGAGGATCCCTTCCAGTTGAGATTCAGTAGGTTGGGTTTGCTGATAGAAGATATGCCGTTGTGTTGACACGATCCTTTAGGAGAAATAGGACATCGTTATTAGAACTGCAAGAATTGTATTGCACGTTGGATACTTAGGTGGTAGTATTTATGttcctaatagggttgagcgatcgggtttggaaaagatcggaacctgatcggcgatcgagcaaatttcacgatcaggatcggctggaaaatgatcggaaatcagattttgaaatctcaatatcggctcaaccctgaaagtgacttttcccctagagaagcattgactagggttgagcgatcgggatcgggaaaaatcggatcccgattggcagtTGAGcagttggctggaaaatgattggaaatcagattttaaaatcgatcctaaaatctcaagatcggctccaccctagtTCCTAATCTAAAATTAAACTGTAAATGTCATATATGGCCTTCTGTCCGGCTGCCTCGCTCCCTATAGCCTGGAGCTAACATACACCATCACCTGGATGCTGAATAATATCACTGGCAACGCCATATTATCCATACACAGAAAGCCCTGAACTATGGAAAGATCTTCAAGAAAGAGCAGCTGTTGCTCACGGTCTATACGTGCTTTCAATACTTCCCATTTTGGGGCTGACCAACTCACCAAGTGGTACCGCGCCCGTAGGTTTCATCTTGATAGTCTTCTCACAGTCTATGAGCCGTTTCTTCAGGTTCTCCATTTCTCTGCGGGCTCTGAGGACGTTGTTCTTGTCAAGGCTCTCCAGTTCTCCGACAGTCTTCGAGATATTCTTTACCTACAGATACAATTCACAAAGGCTTTACCACACAACGGTCCAGATTTAATGGACAACTTGAGGACAATTGTTAAAACTGCGTCTCCGCTTGGTGTATTTTAGGTGCACAATTGTCTTAATAAAATCCCTCCAATACTGCAATCGTCATACATTCTGCAATGTCCCCACCATACGATCCCCTATCAGATCCAGCATGTACCTACCTCAATATACAGACTTTCCACGTGAGCGTTGTTTCCGCCGACTTTGCCTCTCAGCTGTGAGATGGTTTCCTCCATCTCTTTGATCTCCTTCTTTAAGACCTCAAAATTAATTTCTGCTAGGCCTTCAGGACGCATCTTCTCCAACTTTTCCAATCTCTTGGTTAGGTTAATGAGTTTCTCCACGTAGGCGTCCAGTCTGATGTCCTGCTCTTGGATCTACAAAGATGTCATATACAACATGGTTGGTATAAACCATTATATGATAGTTCTCTGATACTATAACAGTGAAGGCCTGTTCTTAGGTCTATCCAGTCttcatggatgggattagccatggTTGTAATTGAGGTATTCTTTATCAGAAGGATTCCACCCCTGGTCTACACTAGCTAGCAATACGTCCAGACCCTCGGAGTTCTGTCTCTGAGACCTGGCCCCGATACAGTCACATGGCGGCTATGGCTTCCTCTTGGGAGTTTGCTGTTTCCTCCATtgttctagccccaccattctcAGCAAGGCTCGTTCCTTCACTCGTTTTTCACACTCTGAGCGTGTATCTAGTACAGGCAATGTGAAAACTTCACAGGCACACACCCAACTACAATTACCACCCTTAGATATATTTCAGTTTCCACTCCAAGAAGCCCTGGCACATCTCATGGCTCCTCTAGCAACATTGTGCCTGGGGCTGGATCTTCTCCTCTACCATGAAGGCCACAACCTATAAAGCAAATGTAAAACTTATTTCCAGGATATTTTTGGTCATATCATCTGTCGCTCTCACCTTCTGCATTTCATCCTCCACGCGGTTGGTCAGACGTTGGGTTTCTTCCTCCAAGGCGCCCACCCTCTTGGCCGGGAAGGAGCTATCTGGCAGAAGAATCTGACATACACAGTGATCCCCTCCGCTTACCTTCCCTGTAAAATTTTGCGACACCTGAGGGGTAAAATTAGAAAGAAGTTTCTATGAGATGGAGGAATAGACTGGTATAAAGGAATATCAGACAGGTAACGGGTCGGTCACATCACATTTGTAGCTTCCATTACAGAGATtggtttaacagatgcaaaagaACAGGCAGACAAGAGATGGCCATTCTTATTATTTTTTAGTCTCTGTTTTTCCATTCATTAAACTGATCTGCTAAATGGTCCCTAATACGGCAAAATACAGgacagcctatatatatatatatatatatatatatatatatatatatatatatatatatatatatatatattcatcatcATGCTATTGAGCTGGATTGGACCTCTACATGGTAAAATCTCCTCGATACCATTTGATAGTCTCAATGTTGATGTTCTTCTTTCTAACATGAATATCAATTGTTCTACTTTACCTGTCATGATTACTGTGATTATTGTTGGAACGAGAGATGAtagctatgagatagatagatagatagatagatagatagatagataggagatagatagatagatagatagatagataggagatagatagatagataggagatagatagatagatagatagatagatagatagataggagatagatagatagatagatagataggagatagatagacagatagatagataggagatagatagatagatagatagataggagatagatagatagatagatagatagatagatagatagatagataggagatagatagacagatagataggagatagatagataggagatagatagatagatagatagataggagatagatagatagatagatagataggagatagatagatgatagatagatagatagatagatagatagatagatagatagataggagatagatagataggaaatagatagatagatagatagatagataggagatagatagataggagatagatagatagatagatagatagatagatagatagatagatatgcgatagtAGTAACAATAGATAATACCAAACACACTGTATACATGATAGATTTATTCATATTTggtcatacagtatacacagcacatggATATAATATCTTGCACATTACAGATATATCTAGGTAAGCAAACATAGAACAATCGGAGCGACTGATCATATAATAAGACATACATACAGATACAGAGCAGAACTAGTCATGTAACCCGGTGATAACATTGTGATATTATTGCACAATAGCGAAGTAATGTGGCGACAACACCGCGCATGCCATAGTGTAGAGCTGTCAGCATGTAAGAGTTGTGTAGAAATATACAACTGATTTTGATGGACCAGTTCGTCCCAAGCCTTCGAGTGTTGTGACGCGCTCACCACACCAAACATGGACATTAAAGGTGTTGGCGGCAGCAGAGCTGATCCCGAAGGACCGGACCAAAACAGAGAAGGTCACACACGGCTAGAAGTGGAGACCGACAAGATGGATGTACTCAAATCCTTTAATAATGGGGTGAactgcacaacgcgtttccaGCTGTAAGAAGCTCTTCTTCAAGTGCGTGATCTGGCCCAACCTGGCAAGAAATTTGTGCACTTGAAGAAGAGCTTCTTACAGCTGGAAACGCGTTGAGCACTTCACCCCATTCTTAAAGGATTTGTGTACACCCATCTAGTCGGTCTCTATTTACGGACCCCTGAGCACAGTCCTCCACTTCTAGCCGCGTGGCCTTCTCTGTTTTAATAGCAAAGTAAAGGAAGGAAAAATAACTCCCAAGGCTACCGTGCACACAATCAGGTTTACACGCGGATATGTCTGTTCTGATTTCAATGTAATTAGCAATAATGTCAATGAGAAATTCTGTTTCTTATGCAcacgatgcagatttttttttttgcatggaaatCTGCTCCATGAATTAAAAAAGCTTCAAAATCCGGAACAAGATCCTCATGTACATGTAGAAAAATCTGCACCTATTGATTTCCATAGCCAAACAAATGATGGTGTGATTTTCTACATTGTACAAGGACACGAGAGGCACTGTCTCTAAAAAAGCGGACccatcctgtacaacccctttaaggggaacaTCTCTATAATCTACACAAAAACTCTTTGACACCATTTTCATTCCTCATCTTATCTCATCTCTTCTAGACAGTGATTGACCCTTTGTTTGCCATTGTATTGTAGGCCTGAGACCTTCTCACCAGCCACATGCATGCTTTTCTTTCTGGCTCTGTGTCTTCCCAGGACTCCTCATTGTCCTCTGCGGAATCGGAGACATTATAGACTTCACTGTCCTGGGCGGAATCGGAGACACTTTGGACAGTGTTGTTGGTTCGGGGCCATCTTTTCATCAGGTAGTGTCTGTAGAAGGATGGAACGTGGAGGACAGAGGATTGAGCAATACGAGGGGTTAGTATATCATAGAGGACATTGTCATAAACTGGAGAAGTCAATCTGGGATTGTAAAGATGACACCACATGGACATACAGTAACGGCTTCCATTGGGTCATTGGGACAGGTCACTATGGATAAgatctagggttgagtgatcgggatcggaaaagatcggattccgatcggcgatcgagcaaatttcacgatcgggattggctggaaaatgatcgaaaataggatttcaagatcagctcaaccctaataagaTCCCTACTCTACTGGATCTTTGGAAATAAGAGAGATCTCTATGAAAGAACTAGCACGTCTACTACAAaggcttaaaggggaagtccaggATTAACGATTTTATGGAAGATCCTTAGGGCAAGATATAATATCTGGTGGGGGGCTGACCACCTGCCCTATACACAACACAGAggtggaagcagatggctccgaGCCCTGTATAATGGCCGGCCCTGTCACTATAggtaatggagctgagctgcagtaccagggccCGGCCAATGTATAGTACAGGAGCTGGAAGTTGATCATTTCGGGGATGGGCTGTTggcccccccaccaatcagatatttatggactACCGTAATccttaatcctggacaacccctttaaatcaattcCCCAGTATTGACACTTATCCTATATCCATTACATATTGGATACATGTCTGATTATTGGGGATTTTACTACTGGAACCCGCAACGATCCTGACAACAGTGTTCCCCAAGTGTCCTGTGTGAATGGAGTCTGCATTTTAGTCCatggcttcattcacttctatgggacttccagTATGACAGTCCCAGTCAGCGCCAAAGTAGTGAATGGCATGTGTACCCCCACTCCATTGATGTGGGGCGCTTGGGGAACCTCCTTCTTGTTGTCATAGTTGTCAGAGTCCCAGTGATCACTTATTTGTTATCTTGGGGATAGGGAATAAGAGTCAATAGTGGGAAAACCGCACACCAGAAAGGTCCagtgacatccatcatctgattgGTAGTAACATTGTGGTTCCTCTGGGGCGGATGTCATGTACtggtaccgcccacttggctaatagtcACACtatcagggcttatatctttggaatgggctTTTCAGACTGGTGACATGTCCTCTTAAAGGGGCGTTCCCACTTTTGACTCCATGGGATAACAGATAAGTGATCGCTTCCCAAACTTGAAATGGAAAATCCATATGTAAATTTTTGCGCTAATTGTTTGGCAAATGGTTCTCATAAAAATTCAGATATTAATACCAGATCTATTGGCATTTTCGTTTTTGTTACGGCGGCCATTTTTACAAACACGACAacaggaagtgcagccatattggAAAATGGAAGATCACCAGAAATGGAAGATCAAACTGTAATTTTGCCCGTATGATCTTTCAATAACAATGTGACATCATGAGCACACATTTCTAGGAAGAACGTTTTTAAagggacaaccaatatggccgcacTTACTATTATCAGTGTTACATAACGGCCGCCACAACCGGAATACAAACAGGCCAAAGAGATTCTAAACAAGAGATACAAGTGTTACAATCTGCGTTCACATTAAAGCCTTCTGTCTTGTTTTCAGGGGGAGTTGGTCGAAAGGAATATTCCAGGCCACAGACTGCTGGGTCTTGTCGGATTCCTGATGGCCAATTTTCTGCGGGAGGGGAAGAGAAAGGAAGGACAATCAGGTTTGTGATGGAAATGGTATCTGGACAGTTAGGCAAGGGTTACACAGGGATTTTAGCTGTGACTCCTGTTTTGTGACCAAAGGGCGACAGACTGAATGGACTTGTATTGTGACCCCCAGAAATAGTCAAATTCCGGTCATGGCGCCCTCGACAATCTTTGATCTCGGCCAAAATCCCTGCGTATCCCGAGCCTTAAAGTGAACACGTCTTTAGCATCTTTGTAACAGattcatttcattttatttttgttgtgTAAAATAATCTGGTGCTACCTggagactgtcagcaagcagCCGCCAATAGACTTCTCAGATATATTACTTGTTTTTATGTATCTATTACATTCTATTCTAGACATTCACCGCTCTATATTGTACTTTCGTCATATAGTGTCAGTACTGTATTCACACCACTTGGAGGCGCTATATgactatttttacagataaactCATGAGGTGAGATATTTATTCCTTCTATCTATGAATTTATATAATTTTGTCTTTTTCTTATTGATTATGAATTGTTAGCATATAGGTCCTCAGTATCTGATCTGCAgggttctgacacccagacccagcACAGAGCAGAGTCCAGACACTGTGGACGTGGAACCTGTGCTGGGTATGAGCACAGCGCTGCAGCCGATCCCCTATATAGCGGGGCTTGTGGCGACTACAGCTCTAATCCTATTAGTTGTATAGGAGTAGTCCGCACACGCTCCCCTTTGACTGCAGCAGATTCTGTgcaggacccccatagatcacatactgatgatctatcctgtgagTAGGGTATGACTATGAAACATTAGGGTCCAGAAAACACCCTTTAAATCATAGGGAACTATTTATCCTCAGCTTAGTAtgtcctcctatatacagtactatgctGACCCTAGATAGGGGACCCCACAAATTAACTTCATAGTACCCTGTGTAACACAATACATTGGCACATACAGTAGATATCCAATATAAGTTCACaagaggtgatatgctggttctggtgacagtaacctatctatctgcagggctggggtgatatgctggttctggtgacagtaacctatctatctgcaggactggggtgatatactggttctgctgacagtaacctatctatctgcagggctggggtgatatgctggttctgctgacagtagcctatctgcagggctggggtgatatgctggttctggtgacagtaacctatctatctgcagggctggggtgatatactggttctggtgacagtaacctatctatctgcagggctggggtgatatgctggttctggtgacagtaacctatctatctgcggggctggggtgatatgctggttctggtgacagtaacctatctatctgcaggactggggtgatatgctggttctggtgacagtaacctatctatctgcagggctggggtgatatactggttctggtgacagtaacctatctatctacagtgctggggtgatatgctgggtctggtgacagtaacctatctatctgcaggactggggtgatatgctggttctggtgacaataacctatctatctgcaggactggggtgatatgctggttctggtgacagtaacctatctatctgcagggctggggtgagatggttctggtgacagtaacctatctatctgcagggctggggagatatgctggttctggtgacagtaacctatctatctgcagggctggggtgatatgctggttctggtgacagtaacctatctatctgcagggctggggagatatgctggttctggtgacagtaacctatctatctgcagggctggggtgatatgctggttctggtgacagtaacctatctatctgcagggctggggtgatatgctggttctggtgacagtaacctatctatctgcagggctggggtgatatgctggttctggtgacagtaacctatctatctgcaggactggggtgatatgctgggtctggtgacagtaacctatctatctgcagggctggggtgatatgctgggtctggtgacagtaacctatctatctgcagggctggggtgatatgctggttctggtgacactaacctatctatctgcagggctggggtgatatgctgggtctggtgacagtaacctatctatctgcagggctggggtgatatgctgggtctggtgacagtaacctatctatctgcagggctggggtgatatgctggttctggtgacagtaacctatctatctgcagggctggggtgatatgctggttctggtgacactaacctatctatctgcagggctggggtgatatgctggttctggtgacagtaacctatctatctgcagggctggggtgatatgctgggtctggtgacactaacctatctatctgcagggctggagtgatatgctggttctggtgacactaacctatctatctgcagggctggggtgatatgctggttctggtgacagtaacctatctatctgcagggctggggtgatatgctggttctggtgacagtaacctatctatctgcagggctgggatgatatgctgggtctggtgacagtaacctatctatctgcagggctggagtgatatgctggttctggtgacactaacctatctatctgcagggctggggtgatatgctgggtctggtgacagtaacctatctatctgcagagctggggtgatatgctggttctggtgacagtaacctatctatctgcagggctggggtgatatgctggttctggttacagtaacctatctatctgcagggctggggtgatatgctggttctggtgacagtaacctatctatctgcagggctggagtgatatgctggttctggttacagtaacctatctatctgcagggctggggtgatatgctggttctggtgacagtaacctatctatctgcagggctggggtgatatgctggttctggttacagtaacctatctatctgcagggctggggtgatatgctggttctggtgacagtaacctatctatctgcagggctggggtgatatgctggttctggttacagtaacctatctatctgcagggctggggtgatatgctggttctggtgacagtaacctatctatctgcagggctggagtgatatactggttctggtgacagtaacccatctatctgcaggactggggtgatatgctggttctggtgacagtaacctatctatctgcagggctggggtgatatgctgggtctggtgacagtaacctatctatctgcagggctggggtgatatgctggttctggtgacagtaacctatctatctgcagggctggagtgatatactggttctggtgacagtaacctatctatctgcaggactggggtgatatgctggttctggtgacagtaacctatctatctgcagggctggggtgatatgctgggtctggtgacagtaacctatctatctgcagggctggggtgatatgctggttctggtgacagtaacctatctatctgcagggctggggtgatatgctggttctggtgacagtaacctatctatctgcagggctggggtgatatgttgggtctggtgacagtaacctatctatctgcaggactggggtgatatgctggttctggtgacactaacctatctatctgcagggctggggtgatatactggttctggtgacagtaacctatctatctgcagggctggggtgatatgctggttctggtgacagtaacctatctatctgcagggctggggtgatatgctgggtctggtgacagtaacctatctatttgcagggctggggtgatatgctgggtctggtgacagtaacctatctatctgcagggctgaggtgatatgctgggtctggtgacagtaacctatctatctgcagggctggggtgatatgctggttctggtgacagtaacctatctatctgcagggctggggtgatatgctgggtctggtgacaccaacctatctatctgcagggctggagtgatatgctggttctggtgacactaacctatctatctgcagggctggggtgatatgctggttctggtgacagtaacctatctatctgcagggctggggtgatatgctggttctggtgacagtaacctatctatctgcggggctggggtgatatgctggttctggtgacagtaacctatctatctgcaggactggggtgatatgctggttctggtgacagtaacctatctatctgcagggctggggtgttatactggttctggtgacagtaacctatctatctacagtgctggggtgatatgctgggtctggtgacagtaacctatctatctgcaggactggggtgatatgctggttctggtgacagtaacctatctatctgcaggactggggtgatatgctggttctggtgacagtaacctatctatctgcagggctggggtgagatggttctggtgacagtaacctatctatctgcagggctggggagatatgctggttctggtgacagtaacctatctatctgcagggctggggtgatatgctggttctggtgacagtaacctatctatctgcagggctggggagatatgctggttctggtgacagtaacctatctatctgcagggctggggtgatatgctggttctggtgacagtaacctatctatctgcagggctggggtgatatgctggttctggtgacagtaacctatctatctgcagggctggggtgatatgctggttctggtgacagtaacctatctatctgcaggactggggtgatatgctgggtctggtgacagtaacctatctatctgcagggctggggtgatatgctgggtctggtgacagtaacctatctatctgcagggctggggtgatatgctggttctggtgacactaacctatctatctgcagggctggggtgatatgctgggtctggtgacagtaacctatctatctgcagggctggggtgatatgctgggtctggtgacagtaacctatctatctgcagggctggggtgatatgctggttctggtgacagtaacctatctatctgcagggctggggtgatatgctggttctggtgacactaacctatctatctgcagggctggggtgatatgctggttctggtgacagtaacctatctatctgcagggctggggtgatatgctgggtctggtgacactaacctatctatctgcagggctggagtgatatgctggttctggtgacactaacctatctatctgcagggctggggtgatatgctggttctggtgacagtaacctatctatctgcagggttggggtgatatgctggttctggtgacagtaacctatctatctgcagggctgggatgatatgctgggtctggtgacagtaacctatctatctgcagggctggggtgatatgctggttctggtgacactaacctatctatctgcagggctggggtgatatgctgggtctggtgacagtaacctatctatctgcagggctggggtgatatgctggttctggtgacagtaacctatctatctgcagggctggggtgatatgctggttctggttacagtaacctatctatctgcagggctggggtgatatgctggttctggtgacagtaacctatctatctgcagggctggagtgatatgctggttctggttacagtaacctatctatctgcagggctggggtgatatgctggttctggtgacagtaacctatctatctgcagggctggggtgatatgctggttctggttacagtaacctatctatctgcagggctggggtgatatgctggttctggtgacagtaacctatctatctgcagggctggggtgatatgctggttctggttacagtaacctatctatctgcagggctggggtgatatgctggttctggtgacagtaacctatctatctgcagggctggagtgatatactggttctggtgacagtaacccatctatctgcaggactggggtgatatgctggttctggtgacagtaacctatctatctgcagggctggggtgatatgctgggtctggtgacagtaacctatctatctgcagggctggggtgatatgctggttctggtgacagtaacctatctatctgcagggctggagtgatatactggttctggtgacagtaacctatctatctgcaggactggggtgatatgctggttctggtgacagtaacctatctatctgcagggctggggtgatatgctgggtctggtgacagtaacctatctatctgcagggctggggtgatatgctggttctggtgacagtaacctatctatctgcagggctggggtgatatgctggttctggtgacagtaacctatctatctgcagggctggggtgatatgttgggtctggtgacagtaacctatctatctgcaggactggggtgatatgctggttctggtgacactaacctatctatctgcagggctggggtgatatactggttctggtgacagtaacctatctatctgcagggctggggtgatatgctggttctggtgacagtaacctatctatctgcagggctggggtgatatgctgggtctggtgacagtaacctatctatttgcagggctggggtgatatgctgggtctggt contains:
- the LOC142185606 gene encoding olfactomedin-like → MKRWPRTNNTVQSVSDSAQDSEVYNVSDSAEDNEESWEDTEPERKACMWLVSQNFTGKVSGGDHCVCQILLPDSSFPAKRVGALEEETQRLTNRVEDEMQKIQEQDIRLDAYVEKLINLTKRLEKLEKMRPEGLAEINFEVLKKEIKEMEETISQLRGKVGGNNAHVESLYIEVKNISKTVGELESLDKNNVLRARREMENLKKRLIDCEKTIKMKPTGAVPLGSCQHNGISSISKPNLLNLNWKGSSYKSGAWGKDAAWNTTKKSLYWVAPLNPNGQLLESIRIYPSLNDILLYKNSIDLPLSVLIKNKWNHTLAGQGAGGIVYNNYFYYNCHNSPDICRVSLTNGVYQRKPLPNAAFNNRFSYSGVTFQDIDFSADEKGLWVVYSTEESGGKIILGKVNVATMTVDKAWATTQLKTEVTNSFMMCGVLYVTRSVSKTTEEIFYMFDTKTGKGGQVSFMMEKMLEKVQSLSYNSNERKLYLYNDGYMVHYDVIPKP